The proteins below are encoded in one region of Fusobacterium massiliense:
- a CDS encoding glutamate racemase has translation MNNPIAVFDAGLGSYAIVEAIKKAYPQQDIIYFADRRSFPYGAKTTEELKDIIENSIDFLLKRGSNFIVLASNAPSITVLDKIKKKDKVIGIYPPLKDVIKDKKKNTLIIGAKVMIDSFELQEYIKKEVGDFYKQFHVENASPLIQLIESGDFINNIEGTEKTIKNFIDNCENKFGKLDSITLSSTHLPWLSSYFEKLIPQAKLYDPADSLVKAIKPYITTGEGKVYSIISESEKYPAKDFLKILDILKIKLDYEII, from the coding sequence ATGAATAATCCTATTGCTGTTTTCGATGCTGGACTTGGTAGTTATGCCATTGTTGAAGCTATTAAAAAAGCTTATCCACAACAAGATATTATTTATTTTGCCGATAGAAGAAGTTTCCCTTACGGTGCAAAAACAACTGAAGAATTAAAAGATATTATTGAAAATTCTATTGATTTTCTTTTAAAAAGGGGTTCTAATTTTATTGTGCTTGCTTCAAATGCTCCAAGTATAACTGTTCTTGATAAAATAAAAAAGAAGGATAAAGTTATTGGAATATATCCTCCGCTTAAAGATGTTATAAAGGATAAAAAGAAAAATACTCTTATCATTGGTGCTAAAGTAATGATTGATAGTTTTGAGTTACAGGAATATATAAAAAAAGAAGTTGGAGATTTCTATAAACAATTTCATGTAGAGAATGCCTCTCCTTTAATTCAACTTATTGAAAGTGGAGATTTTATAAATAATATAGAGGGAACAGAAAAGACTATAAAGAACTTTATTGATAATTGTGAAAATAAATTTGGTAAATTAGATTCAATAACTCTTAGTAGTACACATTTACCTTGGCTTTCTTCTTATTTTGAAAAACTTATTCCACAAGCTAAATTATACGATCCTGCTGATAGTTTGGTAAAAGCAATAAAACCTTATATTACTACTGGAGAAGGAAAGGTGTATTCAATAATTTCTGAATCTGAAAAATATCCAGCTAAAGATTTTTTAAAGATTTTAGATATTTTAAAAATTAAACTTGATTATGAAATCATATAA
- a CDS encoding ABC transporter substrate-binding protein produces MKKIFSSMVILFLFLFADINAKTVTDLTGKNVTIKDNPSRIAIVPIPWASLTYAVDGDSSKIVGMHPSAKKSYEISILKELAPNMKNVNSVFVDNNFNINYEELAILRPDLVVVWDYQNDAIEKLDKLKIPSVAIKYGTLEDVQQGIKLLGDILNKQAKAQKLINYHKNTNKYFASKTEKLADTKRKKILYLKDSQLTVASGKSVNNIMIDMAGGVNVAKDVTTGTWSKVTMEEVIKWNPDIIILSNFDKFLPEDIYNNKFEGQDWSKIDAVKNKKVFKAPIGIYRWDAPSAETPLMIKWMAKVANPELFKDYNMRKDIKDFYLEFFNYKLSDEQLNFILNSKINKGLNL; encoded by the coding sequence ATGAAAAAAATTTTTAGTTCAATGGTTATTTTATTTTTATTTTTGTTTGCAGATATTAACGCTAAAACTGTTACAGATTTAACAGGAAAAAATGTTACAATTAAAGACAATCCAAGCAGAATTGCTATTGTTCCTATCCCTTGGGCTTCTTTGACTTATGCTGTAGATGGAGATTCTTCTAAAATAGTTGGAATGCATCCTTCTGCTAAAAAATCTTATGAAATAAGTATATTAAAAGAGTTAGCACCAAATATGAAAAATGTAAATTCAGTATTTGTGGATAATAATTTTAATATAAATTATGAAGAGTTAGCTATTTTAAGACCTGACCTTGTTGTAGTATGGGATTATCAAAATGATGCAATAGAAAAACTTGATAAATTAAAAATACCATCAGTGGCAATAAAATATGGAACATTAGAAGATGTTCAACAAGGTATAAAATTACTTGGAGATATTTTAAACAAACAAGCAAAAGCTCAAAAATTAATTAATTACCATAAAAATACAAATAAGTATTTTGCTTCAAAAACTGAAAAATTAGCAGATACAAAAAGAAAAAAAATTCTTTATCTTAAAGATTCTCAATTAACTGTAGCTAGTGGAAAATCAGTTAATAATATTATGATTGATATGGCAGGTGGGGTAAATGTTGCTAAAGATGTTACTACTGGCACTTGGTCAAAAGTTACTATGGAAGAAGTTATAAAATGGAATCCTGACATTATTATTTTAAGTAATTTTGATAAATTTTTACCTGAAGATATTTATAATAATAAATTTGAAGGTCAAGATTGGTCAAAAATTGATGCAGTTAAAAATAAAAAAGTATTTAAAGCTCCAATAGGTATTTATAGATGGGATGCTCCTTCAGCAGAAACTCCACTTATGATAAAATGGATGGCAAAAGTAGCAAATCCTGAACTTTTTAAAGATTATAATATGAGAAAAGATATAAAAGATTTTTATTTGGAGTTCTTTAACTATAAACTTTCTGATGAACAATTAAATTTTATTTTAAATTCAAAGATTAATAAAGGTTTAAATCTTTAA
- a CDS encoding ABC transporter ATP-binding protein, with amino-acid sequence MNLEIKNGNFSYTDENPILKNINLKIDSGEIFTILGQNGIGKTTLLKCINGVLKWNSGEVFIDNRKVDSIKDLKDIAYVPQAHSFSFSYTVKELAIMGRAKYLNIFSTPSKSDYDIVEKILDEMGILYLKDRKCSELSGGQLQLVFLARALVGEPKILILDEPESHLDFKNQTKILRTIVQLAKKKNITCIFNTHYPEYALRISDKSMLIGKDGYIVGKSREIINEENLKKYFEIKTKIVEIEDKEQKIKSVVITDNLEN; translated from the coding sequence ATGAATTTAGAGATTAAAAATGGAAATTTTTCATACACTGATGAAAATCCTATTTTAAAAAATATAAATTTAAAAATTGATAGTGGAGAGATATTTACAATATTAGGACAAAATGGAATTGGTAAAACAACATTGCTAAAATGTATTAACGGAGTTTTAAAATGGAATTCTGGTGAAGTTTTTATTGATAATAGAAAAGTTGATTCTATAAAAGATTTAAAAGATATAGCTTATGTTCCTCAAGCACATTCATTCTCTTTTTCATATACTGTGAAAGAACTTGCTATTATGGGAAGAGCCAAATATTTAAACATTTTTTCTACTCCTTCAAAATCAGACTATGATATAGTAGAAAAGATTTTAGATGAGATGGGAATATTATATTTAAAGGATAGAAAATGTTCAGAGTTGAGTGGTGGACAACTTCAACTGGTTTTCTTAGCTAGGGCTTTAGTAGGAGAACCTAAAATTTTGATTCTTGACGAACCAGAATCACATTTAGACTTTAAAAATCAAACTAAAATTTTAAGAACAATTGTTCAGTTAGCAAAAAAGAAAAATATTACTTGTATTTTTAATACTCACTATCCTGAATATGCTTTAAGAATTTCAGATAAATCTATGTTAATAGGAAAAGATGGCTATATTGTTGGTAAAAGTAGAGAAATTATTAATGAAGAAAATTTAAAAAAATATTTTGAAATAAAAACAAAAATTGTAGAAATAGAAGACAAAGAACAAAAAATAAAATCTGTAGTAATAACTGATAATTTAGAAAATTAA
- a CDS encoding FecCD family ABC transporter permease, which yields MNTYRKKISFLIILLVLCILISIFLGRFFISPKMFFNVLLDTINGVENNPIESSIIFELRIPRIIMNILVGAGLSISGVAFQGIFQNPLVSPDVISVSSGSAFGAVLAILLFGMNSYVIILALLFGILSVIITYNLSKVRGESSVLSLILSGMVITALFSSLISLVKYTADPYDKLPAITYWLMGSFSSSSYNNIKIAILPIISGIMILYFLRWRINILSLGDDEVKALGMNPVYIRALIIIAVTIISATCVTLTGIIGWVGLLIPHICRMYIGADNIKLIPTSCIMGAIFMLIIDGIARTATSSEIPIGILTSLIGAPFFIIIFKKYRSW from the coding sequence ATGAATACATATAGAAAAAAAATATCATTTCTTATAATTTTATTAGTTTTGTGTATACTGATTTCAATATTTTTAGGAAGATTTTTTATATCACCTAAAATGTTTTTTAATGTTCTTTTAGATACTATAAATGGTGTTGAAAATAATCCAATTGAAAGTTCTATAATTTTTGAATTAAGAATACCTAGAATAATAATGAACATATTAGTAGGAGCAGGCCTTTCTATTTCAGGAGTAGCCTTTCAAGGAATATTTCAAAATCCTTTAGTTAGTCCAGATGTAATAAGTGTAAGTTCAGGGTCTGCATTTGGAGCTGTTTTAGCTATACTTTTATTTGGAATGAATTCTTATGTTATCATTTTAGCTTTGTTATTTGGTATATTAAGTGTAATTATAACCTATAACTTATCAAAAGTAAGAGGAGAAAGTTCTGTACTTTCTCTGATACTTTCCGGTATGGTTATAACAGCTCTTTTTTCTTCATTAATTTCACTTGTAAAATATACAGCTGATCCTTATGATAAATTACCTGCTATAACATATTGGCTTATGGGAAGTTTTTCTAGCTCTTCTTACAATAATATTAAAATTGCTATATTACCAATAATATCTGGTATCATGATATTATATTTTTTAAGATGGAGAATAAATATCCTATCTCTTGGCGATGATGAAGTAAAAGCACTGGGTATGAATCCAGTTTATATAAGAGCTCTTATCATTATTGCAGTAACAATAATAAGTGCAACTTGTGTAACATTAACTGGTATAATTGGTTGGGTAGGATTATTAATTCCTCATATATGTCGTATGTATATAGGAGCCGATAATATAAAATTAATTCCAACTTCCTGTATTATGGGAGCAATTTTTATGCTAATAATAGATGGAATAGCCAGAACAGCAACTTCTAGTGAAATACCTATTGGAATATTGACTTCTTTAATAGGAGCTCCATTTTTTATTATAATCTTCAAAAAATACAGGAGTTGGTAA
- a CDS encoding nitroreductase family protein, which produces MEFKKVNQLPIDIKEAIKKRVSSRSFEEKSLNDEDKNKLLEFNKTLSNPFGVDIRVQYVSKDTGAEKVQLGTYGTIKGAKDFLTITVKDIPFAMEAVGYQFENLILYATSINLGTVWLAATFSRKDFENVVDIESDDLFPCICPIGYPSEKRSFIEKITRLTLGSKNRKSWDKLFFLGDFNQPLLPKNAGKYEVALEMLRLAPSATNAQPWAVVKDGSNFHFFCNYKNSINDDMKKIKHLDLGIALSHFHQTAMSEKLIGHFEIQNIHFSTPENMHYIISYSSK; this is translated from the coding sequence ATGGAATTTAAAAAAGTAAATCAATTGCCAATTGATATTAAAGAAGCCATAAAAAAACGTGTTAGTAGTAGAAGTTTTGAAGAAAAATCGTTGAATGATGAAGATAAAAATAAGCTACTAGAGTTTAATAAAACTTTATCTAACCCTTTTGGTGTAGATATTAGAGTTCAGTATGTTAGCAAAGACACAGGTGCAGAGAAAGTTCAACTTGGAACATATGGAACAATAAAAGGTGCAAAAGACTTTCTTACAATTACTGTAAAAGATATCCCTTTTGCTATGGAAGCGGTAGGATATCAATTTGAAAATTTAATTCTATATGCTACATCTATAAATCTTGGAACAGTATGGCTTGCTGCAACATTTAGCAGAAAAGATTTTGAAAATGTTGTGGATATAGAATCTGATGATTTATTTCCATGTATTTGTCCTATAGGTTATCCATCTGAAAAGCGTTCCTTTATTGAAAAAATTACCCGATTGACTCTTGGTTCTAAAAATAGAAAATCATGGGATAAATTATTTTTCTTGGGAGATTTTAATCAACCTTTGTTACCAAAAAATGCTGGAAAATATGAAGTAGCACTTGAAATGCTTAGATTAGCTCCTAGTGCTACAAATGCACAACCATGGGCAGTTGTTAAAGATGGAAGTAACTTTCATTTCTTTTGTAATTATAAAAATAGTATAAATGATGATATGAAGAAAATAAAGCATTTAGATTTGGGTATAGCCTTATCACATTTTCATCAGACTGCTATGAGTGAGAAATTAATTGGGCATTTTGAAATACAGAATATACATTTTTCAACTCCTGAAAATATGCACTATATTATATCTTATTCATCAAAGTAA